The proteins below are encoded in one region of Centropristis striata isolate RG_2023a ecotype Rhode Island chromosome 12, C.striata_1.0, whole genome shotgun sequence:
- the simc1 gene encoding uncharacterized protein simc1 isoform X2 — MDDVITLSSDSDKDDSDVEIIGSYTNGLSRAEPLPLSAVRIDVDSISVNVPTLFIDLRDPKWTLQELKFRKRHRTSSLTVVDLTEPNAEDETREETENLPPEDSQIKSDSTNKTQTSNKQGVNLEDNSSRPSTVVSLKQDCGNSKPKQRRWDCQTRQQKLLDKAHNHTAIVKLRRLPFLETHITELKTSKCSADIKKDCMRMSLDLSQLDKNGEATEYNGNLRRTAASNGTNMAPSLDESPPTVVESLIRQEEQEKSSGCTSTPLNANISQNLQSLADSPSSDKRGSVANSKSTKSKCSTGEDERDDPPMVIPPSTSRSSSHDKTQGTLQREVICSKLEQLELDKAESRGLSDHSIPYSPTTKQCPSEPFDLNSVSHTSPKSDNLMTQVVPTPTSELTQVENTSEVVGADEASNGSDFLCFSIPSEHSLSAEDMDDGSGAGTHRGDLGIDSPVSFHWAEESSGDEDNRENRLDTDFRAASREDRQFVCPVTLRKIMSGPAQVLFDEEDEGFGTPEVLCRQSLSLVYSTIDENYPEGTLQLLSDLLQPGYFPPSDIISHLLRGILLDTQCPYHLCVQAFNLLMRTQRHHMADTTTIPWDWELLTSVTDNQKHRCEVVRMFLDYVVQTLEDDFQANRSISALHQSIAKATLSCDQQFPHVRDVIKWLFSSIMKSTEHGTSRIAARERDEHVRMVAIFQRMLSLALEVDRSPALTSAKLSQELFHMLISNVPLRAHRMLLLESLQSKLLRCKLLEHLLDYACPLKIPLPMSLSLLLHYLKHCALTPDPSDGTEKWQRWEELVHLLWMLLLSYNKAMKGYLCNSVSEQNGIVGNLVYKPDDKVSKPAIREAVEAFMSRSQADLGQALPLHVEESLTYLQDHLLEVCQC, encoded by the exons ATGGATGATGTGATCACTCTCAGCTCCGACAGTGATAAAGACGACTCTGATGTGGAGATCATCGGGTCTTACACTAACGGGCTGTCCCGGGCAGAGCCGCTGCCGCTCTCCGCGGTGCGGATTGACGTTGATTCCATCAGCGTCAACGTCCCGACG CTTTTTATTGACCTCAGAGATCCGAAATGGACTCTTCAAGAGCTGAAGTTTCGCAAAAGACACAGAACCTCTTCCTTGACAGTGGTAGACTTGACTGAGCCCAACGCAGAAGATGAAACAAGAGAGGAGACGGAGAATTTGCCACCAGAGGACTCTCAAATAAAAAGTGATAGTAcaaacaaaactcaaacttCTAACAAACAAGGCGTTAACTTAGAGGATAATTCTTCAAGACCCTCGACTGTTGTTTCACTAAAGCAGGACTGTGGTAACTCAAAGCCAAAGCAGAGACGTTGGGATTGTCAAACACGACAACAAAAGCTGTTGGATAAAGCACATAATCACACAGCAATTGTCAAATTAAGACGGTTGCCTTTTCTTGAAACTCACATCACAGAACTGAAAACATCAAAGTGTTCTGCCGATATTAAGAAAGATTGTATGCGGATGTCACTGGACCTCAGTCAACTAGACAAAAACGGCGAAGCAACAGAATACAATGGTAATCTGAGGAGAACTGCCGCATCAAATGGTACTAACATGGCCCCCTCACTAGATGAGTCACCTCCTACTGTGGTTGAATCTCTTATCAGACAGGAAGAACAAGAGAAAAGTTCTGGATGTACAAGCACACCGTTAAATGCTAATATATCTCAGAATCTACAGAGCCTAGCTGACTCTCCCAGCTCAGATAAAAGAGGCTCTGTTGCAAACTCAAAGAGTACAAAGAGTAAGTGCAGCACTGGTGAAGATGAGAGGGATGACCCACCCATGGTCATCCCTCCTTCAACATCCCGTTCTTCATCTCACGACAAAACGCAGGGTACCTTACAAAGAGAAGTCATCTGCTCTAAACTGGAACAACTGGAATTGGACAAAGCAGAATCGAGAGGTCTCTCTGATCACTCAATTCCTTACTCTCCTACCACCAAACAGTGCCCTTCTGAGCCTTTTGACCTTAACTCTGTATCCCACACAAGTCCCAAATCTGATAACTTGATGACCCAAGTCGTCCCAACACCCACCTCTGAGCTTACACAAGTTGAGAATACTTCTGAGGTGGTTGGGGCTGATGAGGCCTCAAACGGCTCTGACTTCTTGTGCTTCAGCATCCCTAGTGAACATTCTTTGTCAGCTGAGGACATGGATGACGGATCTGGGGCAGGGACACACAGAGGGGATCTGGGCATTGACAGTCCAGTGTCTTTTCATTGGGCAGAGGAAAGTTCTGGAGATGAAGATAACAGAGAGAACAGATTAGATACCGACTTCAGGGCGGCCAGTAGAGAGGACAGGCAATTTGTGTGCCCAGTTACACTCAGGAAAATAATGTCTGGACCAGCTCAAGTCTTG tttgatgAGGAAGATGAAGGTTTTGGAACTCCAGAGGTGTTATGCCGTCAGAGTCTGAGCCTGGTTTACAGTACCATCGATGAGAACTACCCAGAAGGCACTTTACAGCTCTTGTCTGATCTGCTACAGCCTGGTTACTTTCCCCCCAGCGATATCATCTCACACCTGCTTCGTGGCATTCTGCTCGACACACAGTGCCCTTATCACCTGTGCGTGCAAGCCTTTAATCTGCTGATGAGAACACAGAG ACACCACATGGCTGATACAACCACAATTCCATGGGACTGGGAGTTGTTGACCTCGGTCACGGACAATCAG AAGCATCGCTGCGAGGTTGTTCGTATGTTCCTCGACTATGTTGTGCAGACCTTGGAGGACGACTTTCAGGCCAATCGCTCTATCTCTGCTCTCCACCAATCCATCGCCAAGGCAACATTGTCATGTGATCAGCAGTTCCCTCACGTCAG GGATGTAATCAAGTGGCTCTTTTCATCCATTATGAAATCCACAGAGCATGGAACGAGTAGAATagcagccagagagagagacgaaCACGTCAG AATGGTCGCTATCTTCCAAAGGATGCTGTCCTTGGCTCTGGAGGTGGACCGTTCTCCAGCCTTAACCTCTGCCAAGCTTTCCCAAGAGCTCTTCCATATGCTCATCAGCAATGTACCTCTACGAGCACACAG GATGTTGTTGCTCGAAAGCCTGCAGAGCAAGCTGCTGAGATGTAAGCTGTTGGAACATCTGTTGGACTATGCATGTCCACTGAAAATCCCTCTGCCCATGTCGCTCAGTCTACTGCTTCACTACCTGAAGCACTGCGCTCTGACCCCAGACCCTTCG GATGGTACGGAAAAGTGGCAGAGGTGGGAAGAGTTGGTCCATCTTCTCTGGATGTTGTTGCTCAGTTACAACAAAGCAATGAAAG GCTATCTGTGCAACTCAGTCTCTGAGCAAAATGGGATAGTTGGCAACTTGGTCTACAAGCCGGATGATAAGGTGTCCAAGCCCGCTATTCGTGAAGCTGTGGAGGCCTTCATGTCCAGATCTCAGGCTGACCTCGGTCAGGCCTTACCTCTTCATGTGGAAGAGTCCCTCACTTATCTACAGGATCACCTGCTAGAAGTCTGTCAGTGTTGA
- the simc1 gene encoding uncharacterized protein simc1 isoform X1, with the protein MDDVITLSSDSDKDDSDVEIIGSYTNGLSRAEPLPLSAVRIDVDSISVNVPTLFIDLRDPKWTLQELKFRKRHRTSSLTVVDLTEPNAEDETREETENLPPEDSQIKSDSTNKTQTSNKQGVNLEDNSSRPSTVVSLKQDCGNSKPKQRRWDCQTRQQKLLDKAHNHTAIVKLRRLPFLETHITELKTSKCSADIKKDCMRMSLDLSQLDKNGEATEYNGNLRRTAASNGTNMAPSLDESPPTVVESLIRQEEQEKSSGCTSTPLNANISQNLQSLADSPSSDKRGSVANSKSTKSKCSTGEDERDDPPMVIPPSTSRSSSHDKTQGTLQREVICSKLEQLELDKAESRGLSDHSIPYSPTTKQCPSEPFDLNSVSHTSPKSDNLMTQVVPTPTSELTQVENTSEVVGADEASNGSDFLCFSIPSEHSLSAEDMDDGSGAGTHRGDLGIDSPVSFHWAEESSGDEDNRENRLDTDFRAASREDRQFVCPVTLRKIMSGPAQVLFDEEDEGFGTPEVLCRQSLSLVYSTIDENYPEGTLQLLSDLLQPGYFPPSDIISHLLRGILLDTQCPYHLCVQAFNLLMRTQRHHMADTTTIPWDWELLTSVTDNQDHTKKHRCEVVRMFLDYVVQTLEDDFQANRSISALHQSIAKATLSCDQQFPHVRDVIKWLFSSIMKSTEHGTSRIAARERDEHVRMVAIFQRMLSLALEVDRSPALTSAKLSQELFHMLISNVPLRAHRMLLLESLQSKLLRCKLLEHLLDYACPLKIPLPMSLSLLLHYLKHCALTPDPSDGTEKWQRWEELVHLLWMLLLSYNKAMKGYLCNSVSEQNGIVGNLVYKPDDKVSKPAIREAVEAFMSRSQADLGQALPLHVEESLTYLQDHLLEVCQC; encoded by the exons ATGGATGATGTGATCACTCTCAGCTCCGACAGTGATAAAGACGACTCTGATGTGGAGATCATCGGGTCTTACACTAACGGGCTGTCCCGGGCAGAGCCGCTGCCGCTCTCCGCGGTGCGGATTGACGTTGATTCCATCAGCGTCAACGTCCCGACG CTTTTTATTGACCTCAGAGATCCGAAATGGACTCTTCAAGAGCTGAAGTTTCGCAAAAGACACAGAACCTCTTCCTTGACAGTGGTAGACTTGACTGAGCCCAACGCAGAAGATGAAACAAGAGAGGAGACGGAGAATTTGCCACCAGAGGACTCTCAAATAAAAAGTGATAGTAcaaacaaaactcaaacttCTAACAAACAAGGCGTTAACTTAGAGGATAATTCTTCAAGACCCTCGACTGTTGTTTCACTAAAGCAGGACTGTGGTAACTCAAAGCCAAAGCAGAGACGTTGGGATTGTCAAACACGACAACAAAAGCTGTTGGATAAAGCACATAATCACACAGCAATTGTCAAATTAAGACGGTTGCCTTTTCTTGAAACTCACATCACAGAACTGAAAACATCAAAGTGTTCTGCCGATATTAAGAAAGATTGTATGCGGATGTCACTGGACCTCAGTCAACTAGACAAAAACGGCGAAGCAACAGAATACAATGGTAATCTGAGGAGAACTGCCGCATCAAATGGTACTAACATGGCCCCCTCACTAGATGAGTCACCTCCTACTGTGGTTGAATCTCTTATCAGACAGGAAGAACAAGAGAAAAGTTCTGGATGTACAAGCACACCGTTAAATGCTAATATATCTCAGAATCTACAGAGCCTAGCTGACTCTCCCAGCTCAGATAAAAGAGGCTCTGTTGCAAACTCAAAGAGTACAAAGAGTAAGTGCAGCACTGGTGAAGATGAGAGGGATGACCCACCCATGGTCATCCCTCCTTCAACATCCCGTTCTTCATCTCACGACAAAACGCAGGGTACCTTACAAAGAGAAGTCATCTGCTCTAAACTGGAACAACTGGAATTGGACAAAGCAGAATCGAGAGGTCTCTCTGATCACTCAATTCCTTACTCTCCTACCACCAAACAGTGCCCTTCTGAGCCTTTTGACCTTAACTCTGTATCCCACACAAGTCCCAAATCTGATAACTTGATGACCCAAGTCGTCCCAACACCCACCTCTGAGCTTACACAAGTTGAGAATACTTCTGAGGTGGTTGGGGCTGATGAGGCCTCAAACGGCTCTGACTTCTTGTGCTTCAGCATCCCTAGTGAACATTCTTTGTCAGCTGAGGACATGGATGACGGATCTGGGGCAGGGACACACAGAGGGGATCTGGGCATTGACAGTCCAGTGTCTTTTCATTGGGCAGAGGAAAGTTCTGGAGATGAAGATAACAGAGAGAACAGATTAGATACCGACTTCAGGGCGGCCAGTAGAGAGGACAGGCAATTTGTGTGCCCAGTTACACTCAGGAAAATAATGTCTGGACCAGCTCAAGTCTTG tttgatgAGGAAGATGAAGGTTTTGGAACTCCAGAGGTGTTATGCCGTCAGAGTCTGAGCCTGGTTTACAGTACCATCGATGAGAACTACCCAGAAGGCACTTTACAGCTCTTGTCTGATCTGCTACAGCCTGGTTACTTTCCCCCCAGCGATATCATCTCACACCTGCTTCGTGGCATTCTGCTCGACACACAGTGCCCTTATCACCTGTGCGTGCAAGCCTTTAATCTGCTGATGAGAACACAGAG ACACCACATGGCTGATACAACCACAATTCCATGGGACTGGGAGTTGTTGACCTCGGTCACGGACAATCAG GACCATACAAAGAAGCATCGCTGCGAGGTTGTTCGTATGTTCCTCGACTATGTTGTGCAGACCTTGGAGGACGACTTTCAGGCCAATCGCTCTATCTCTGCTCTCCACCAATCCATCGCCAAGGCAACATTGTCATGTGATCAGCAGTTCCCTCACGTCAG GGATGTAATCAAGTGGCTCTTTTCATCCATTATGAAATCCACAGAGCATGGAACGAGTAGAATagcagccagagagagagacgaaCACGTCAG AATGGTCGCTATCTTCCAAAGGATGCTGTCCTTGGCTCTGGAGGTGGACCGTTCTCCAGCCTTAACCTCTGCCAAGCTTTCCCAAGAGCTCTTCCATATGCTCATCAGCAATGTACCTCTACGAGCACACAG GATGTTGTTGCTCGAAAGCCTGCAGAGCAAGCTGCTGAGATGTAAGCTGTTGGAACATCTGTTGGACTATGCATGTCCACTGAAAATCCCTCTGCCCATGTCGCTCAGTCTACTGCTTCACTACCTGAAGCACTGCGCTCTGACCCCAGACCCTTCG GATGGTACGGAAAAGTGGCAGAGGTGGGAAGAGTTGGTCCATCTTCTCTGGATGTTGTTGCTCAGTTACAACAAAGCAATGAAAG GCTATCTGTGCAACTCAGTCTCTGAGCAAAATGGGATAGTTGGCAACTTGGTCTACAAGCCGGATGATAAGGTGTCCAAGCCCGCTATTCGTGAAGCTGTGGAGGCCTTCATGTCCAGATCTCAGGCTGACCTCGGTCAGGCCTTACCTCTTCATGTGGAAGAGTCCCTCACTTATCTACAGGATCACCTGCTAGAAGTCTGTCAGTGTTGA
- the adra2db gene encoding alpha-2Db adrenergic receptor, with product MDLAQLNVLLENVSNDENTTDAPFGLPHTGVATALIILVVTVIILVTIVGNVLVIVAVLTSRALRAPQNLFLVSLASADILVATLVIPFSLANEVMGYWYFGSTWCAFYLALDVLFCTSSIVHLCAISLDRYWSVTKAVSYNLKRTPKRIKSMIAVVWVISAVISFPPLLMTKHDERECVLNDETWYILSSCLVSFFAPGLIMILVYCKIYKVAKQRSSTVFVAKNGLERQPSQSETCFVRKDRFETESPSSQSSGSHQQRQGELDDIDLEESCCPSDTKPRNHRFTKRRKVEGSDCCPPQNCRLSWASARALQNYPEQKNPAVRQQLAAANKTKVAQMREKRFTFVLAVVMGVFVLCWFPFFFTYSLHAICRDNCYIPAALFNLFFWIGYCNSSVNPIIYTIFNRDFRKSFKKIICRTSKRT from the coding sequence ATGGATTTAGCCCAGTTAAATGTGTTGTTGGAAAACGTTTCCAACGATGAGAACACCACCGACGCACCGTTCGGCTTGCCTCACACGGGGGTTGCCACTGCGCTCATCATCCTGGTGGTTACTGTGATCATCTTGGTGACCATTGTTGGTAACGTTTTGGTGATTGTAGCGGTGCTGACCAGTCGGGCTCTCCGTGCGCCCCAGAACCTTTTTCTGGTCTCTCTGGCATCAGCGGACATCCTGGTGGCCACGCTGGTCATCCCCTTCTCCCTCGCCAATGAGGTGATGGGCTACTGGTACTTTGGGAGTACATGGTGCGCTTTCTATCTGGCTCTGGACGTGTTGTTTTGCACCTCATCCATCGTACACCTGTGCGCCATCAGCCTGGACCGCTACTGGTCCGTGACAAAGGCGGTAAGCTACAACCTGAAGCGGACACCTAAGCGCATCAAGTCCATGATCGCAGTAGTGTGGGTAATATCTGCTGTCAtctccttccctcctcttcTCATGACCAAACATGATGAACGGGAGTGCGTGCTGAACGATGAGACCTGGTATATCCTCTCCTCCTGCCTGGTGTCCTTTTTTGCCCCTGGTCTCATCATGATTCTggtttactgtaaaatatataaagtggCCAAGCAGCGCTCCTCCACCGTGTTCGTGGCCAAGAACGGCCTGGAGAGGCAGCCCTCTCAGTCCGAGACCTGTTTCGTCAGGAAGGACCGGTTCGAGACGGAGAGCCCCAGCAGCCAGAGCTCCGGCAGCCACCAGCAGAGACAGGGGGAGCTGGATGACATCGACTTGGAGGAGAGCTGCTGTCCATCGGATACTAAACCCCGCAATCATCGCTTCACCAAGCGGAGAAAGGTGGAGGGGTCAGACTGCTGCCCGCCCCAGAACTGCCGGCTCTCCTGGGCATCAGCCCGGGCGTTACAGAACTACCCAGAACAGAAAAACCCAGCTGTGCGCCAACAGCTGGCCGCGGCCAACAAGACAAAAGTGGCCCAGATGCGCGAGAAACGTTTCACCTTCGTGCTGGCGGTGGTGATGGGGGTGTTTGTGCTCTGCTGGTTCCCCTTCTTCTTCACATACAGCCTGCATGCTATCTGCAGAGACAATTGCTACATCCCTGCTGCACTTTTCAACCTTTTCTTTTGGATTGGCTACTGCAACAGTTCTGTGAACCCAATAATATACACTATTTTCAACAGGGATTTCAGGAAATCCTTCAAGAAAATCATATGCAGAACTTCTAAACGCACATAA